Proteins found in one Aneurinibacillus uraniidurans genomic segment:
- a CDS encoding type Z 30S ribosomal protein S14, whose product MAKKSMIVKQQRTPKFKVQAYTRCERCGRPHSVYRKFKLCRICIRDLAYQGQLPGVKKASW is encoded by the coding sequence GTGGCTAAAAAATCCATGATCGTGAAGCAGCAGCGTACGCCGAAGTTTAAAGTGCAAGCTTATACTCGTTGCGAACGTTGCGGACGTCCGCATTCAGTGTATCGCAAATTTAAACTTTGCCGGATTTGTATTCGCGACTTAGCATACCAGGGTCAACTACCTGGAGTTAAAAAAGCAAGCTGGTAA
- the rplF gene encoding 50S ribosomal protein L6, which yields MSRIGKKPVVIPAGVEVTLDGLNLTVKGPKGTLTRALHSEVIVKIEGSEINVERPSDNKLHRALHGTTRSVIANMVEGVTNGFSKTLELVGVGYRAAKSGSNLTLNVGYSHPVEITPEAGIEFEVPAQTQIIVKGIDKERVGQIASEIRAVRRPEPYKGKGIRYQGERVRRKEGKTGKK from the coding sequence ATGTCCCGTATTGGTAAAAAACCGGTTGTAATCCCAGCCGGCGTTGAAGTGACTCTTGATGGATTAAACCTGACAGTTAAAGGACCGAAAGGAACTTTGACTCGTGCACTTCATAGCGAAGTAATCGTAAAAATCGAAGGCAGCGAAATTAACGTTGAGCGTCCTTCTGATAACAAACTGCACCGTGCTCTGCATGGTACAACTCGTAGCGTCATCGCCAACATGGTAGAAGGTGTAACGAACGGATTCTCTAAAACACTTGAACTCGTTGGTGTAGGTTACCGTGCAGCGAAAAGCGGCTCGAACCTGACTCTGAACGTGGGTTACTCTCATCCGGTTGAAATCACTCCGGAAGCAGGCATCGAATTCGAAGTGCCGGCTCAAACACAAATCATTGTCAAAGGTATCGACAAAGAGCGTGTAGGCCAAATCGCTTCTGAAATCCGTGCTGTCCGCAGACCAGAGCCTTACAAAGGTAAAGGTATTCGCTACCAAGGTGAGCGCGTACGTCGTAAAGAAGGTAAAACTGGTAAGAAGTAA
- the rpsH gene encoding 30S ribosomal protein S8, whose product MVMTDPIADMLTRIRNANMVRHEKLEVPASKIKRDIANILKEEGFVRDVEYVEDNKQGILRIFLKYGTGNERVINGLKRISKPGLRVYAKNTEIPRVLGGLGIAIISTSKGVMTDKQARQQQAGGEVLAYVW is encoded by the coding sequence ATGGTAATGACAGATCCAATTGCAGATATGCTTACACGTATTCGCAATGCCAATATGGTGCGTCATGAGAAATTGGAAGTGCCTGCTTCCAAAATCAAGCGCGACATCGCCAACATTCTGAAAGAAGAAGGCTTTGTACGTGACGTTGAATATGTGGAAGATAACAAGCAAGGCATCCTCCGTATTTTCCTGAAGTACGGTACGGGCAATGAGCGCGTAATTAACGGTCTGAAACGCATCAGCAAACCAGGCCTGCGTGTATACGCAAAAAATACTGAGATTCCACGCGTTCTGGGCGGACTTGGAATCGCGATTATCTCTACATCTAAAGGTGTTATGACTGATAAACAAGCTCGTCAACAGCAAGCTGGCGGCGAAGTATTAGCATACGTTTGGTAA